One genomic segment of Desulfocapsa sulfexigens DSM 10523 includes these proteins:
- a CDS encoding acyltransferase family protein yields MKLIPLLMALSVALLACFVLPSGMAKVSAISLIVSSDSQDSVQIFLDGSYRKPSFIESNASELQKMPVKDAGKVLFRFSATPSTTWIRIDPGENPGVTRIYGMVVQQALGRKVQYSSDDIFKGFQPGRNGVTISPGKDYVEIVSTVADPSIVSVPGFITAPRPVFFYLPVIILSFFLYVFLAQLKPETIRTIFLPQRELRPGVAMISPLDGLRGIAAMLVVADHTWSWFLGAGASGVLIFFVLSGFLLSRPFVVNPGKYQNPGSLLVYGVRRLQRIVPMYYLYLFLTFGMTLRLHELFMHLFFIEAAGHLWAIPQEMAFYIVFPLLALFNFFVLRSRLVLIIPGLLLMIFLWHSFATIKYIYLFGMMNAKIPFRLDAFLIGVLCAYLYFGLWQKNELTMPSVLKKGFIVVGCILLAVFIALSNGYLLHNGLIYAQIYYLYYAICAGFLILILCSSGENFLTKILSSRLLSSLGVVSYSLYLFHPLVIPLVKRAGGGTLNSIPGVRFVLVLFIGYIVACLLYHFIERPILGYGIKKNIRE; encoded by the coding sequence GTGAAACTGATTCCACTGCTAATGGCATTATCAGTTGCTCTGCTTGCCTGCTTTGTTCTTCCCAGTGGTATGGCGAAGGTTTCTGCTATCTCTTTAATCGTTTCGTCTGACAGTCAGGATTCGGTACAAATATTTCTTGATGGTTCCTATAGGAAGCCCTCTTTTATAGAGAGTAACGCCTCAGAGTTGCAGAAGATGCCGGTGAAAGATGCAGGGAAGGTTCTTTTTCGGTTTTCTGCCACGCCTTCAACTACCTGGATTCGTATTGATCCTGGAGAAAATCCCGGCGTCACTCGTATCTACGGAATGGTTGTTCAGCAGGCACTTGGACGAAAAGTACAGTATAGCAGTGATGATATATTCAAGGGCTTTCAGCCAGGCAGAAATGGGGTCACCATAAGTCCTGGAAAGGATTATGTTGAGATTGTCTCCACCGTGGCAGATCCATCCATTGTCTCAGTCCCGGGGTTCATTACTGCACCCAGACCTGTTTTTTTCTATCTGCCCGTTATAATCCTCTCATTTTTTCTCTATGTTTTTCTGGCACAGTTGAAACCAGAAACTATTCGTACCATTTTCCTTCCTCAGAGAGAACTTCGTCCCGGAGTTGCCATGATTTCACCTCTTGATGGTTTGCGCGGTATTGCCGCCATGCTGGTTGTCGCAGATCACACCTGGTCATGGTTTCTTGGTGCCGGTGCAAGTGGAGTCTTGATTTTTTTTGTTTTAAGCGGATTTCTGCTGAGCAGGCCTTTTGTTGTAAATCCGGGAAAATATCAAAATCCGGGGAGTCTGCTTGTCTATGGAGTAAGACGGTTGCAGCGAATTGTACCCATGTACTATTTGTACCTCTTTCTTACCTTTGGGATGACCTTACGTCTGCATGAATTGTTCATGCATCTCTTTTTTATTGAAGCTGCGGGCCATTTATGGGCAATTCCTCAGGAGATGGCCTTTTATATCGTATTTCCTCTTCTCGCCCTGTTTAACTTTTTTGTCCTGCGAAGCCGGCTGGTCCTGATCATTCCCGGTTTATTACTGATGATTTTTCTCTGGCATTCGTTTGCGACCATTAAATATATTTATTTATTCGGGATGATGAATGCAAAAATTCCATTTCGTCTCGATGCTTTTTTGATAGGTGTGTTGTGTGCATACCTCTATTTCGGTCTCTGGCAAAAAAACGAACTGACAATGCCATCTGTGCTGAAAAAAGGTTTTATTGTGGTCGGTTGTATTTTACTGGCAGTCTTTATCGCATTGTCAAATGGATATTTGCTGCATAATGGTCTCATTTATGCTCAAATCTATTATTTATACTACGCAATCTGCGCCGGTTTTTTGATCCTCATACTCTGTAGTTCCGGAGAGAATTTTCTTACTAAAATCCTGTCCAGTCGCCTGCTCTCATCTCTGGGAGTTGTGAGTTACAGCCTCTATCTCTTCCATCCACTGGTTATTCCTTTAGTGAAGCGGGCCGGGGGAGGGACTTTGAACTCAATTCCGGGCGTGCGATTTGTACTGGTGCTGTTTATAGGCTATATTGTGGCCTGCCTTTTGTATCATTTTATAGAACGCCCTATTTTGGGCTATGGAATAAAGAAAAACATTCGTGAGTAG
- a CDS encoding glycosyltransferase family 2 protein, with product MIQRLKKNIKSIWYYFSCSNYRRVKNSRLFDADWYRDRIPGLQTNSQDPLIHYIDFGVQEGKSPSPLFDPIFYKKTYGPDPSHDPFDHYLREGIRINHSPCPWFDPEFYQQHYSLPEGNKVSPLKHYLTEGLRRKFYPNSDVYELAEKPVISIIVPVYNVSALHLNNCIRSVLYQSYPHWEICLVDDCSTNKDVRLLLEKWATKDGRIKIDFLDKNQGISGATNAAVFLAKGKYLGFLDNDDELAEECLFRLVETINSEAAELYYSDEDLIGEDGSQFSVFNKPDFNEELLLSHNYVTHFVVTEKKLYERVGGLDNKFDGAQDFDLFLKLSEKAEKVVHIPEILYHWRASDSSTSINHDQKQYANEAGRRAVAGALARRQITADVLLTDWKFFYRIKKERLESPPVSVIILYNGNEDFTTWLSELLSLTTYLDTEFIVVVYSEEDLGRFSMLYGKSSHNIKFLLSTDKDPVATRYNEAVRKSSGQYLVFLNPCIQLQTVDWVEAMLEYAMVKNSGVVGGRVLPYQNNDLVATIPDIGEQSDLYYSRFLQRCSQHMNGLQCVQNVIMLSWDLAMVKRTSFLELDGFAQESLGNLFADSDLCLRMRSHGYVNIYTPFALGQWLRPEENLPLPAKSVTSAEKRFFQRQWQETLGMGDPYYNQGVLAQNGIEPDTFMKWYTGGHSLTKETL from the coding sequence ATGATACAGAGACTGAAGAAAAATATTAAATCCATCTGGTATTATTTTTCCTGCAGCAACTACAGGAGAGTAAAAAACTCCCGGCTTTTTGATGCTGACTGGTATCGTGATAGAATTCCAGGGTTACAAACGAATTCCCAGGATCCACTTATTCATTATATAGACTTTGGTGTTCAGGAAGGAAAAAGCCCTTCACCTCTTTTTGATCCGATTTTTTATAAAAAAACCTATGGCCCAGACCCATCTCATGACCCTTTTGATCATTATCTCAGAGAGGGGATACGTATAAACCATAGCCCCTGCCCATGGTTTGATCCTGAATTTTATCAGCAGCACTATTCTCTTCCCGAAGGGAATAAGGTGTCACCGTTAAAACATTATCTGACTGAAGGACTGCGACGAAAGTTTTATCCCAATTCCGATGTGTATGAATTAGCTGAAAAGCCTGTCATCTCCATCATCGTCCCTGTGTATAATGTTTCTGCCCTTCATTTAAACAACTGCATACGATCCGTTTTGTATCAATCCTATCCACATTGGGAAATCTGTCTGGTTGACGATTGTAGCACCAATAAGGATGTCCGTCTGTTACTTGAAAAGTGGGCCACAAAGGATGGCAGGATAAAAATTGATTTTCTTGATAAAAACCAGGGAATCTCCGGGGCCACAAATGCTGCAGTGTTCCTTGCAAAGGGGAAGTATCTCGGGTTTCTGGATAACGACGATGAACTTGCTGAGGAATGCCTGTTTCGACTTGTTGAGACAATAAACAGTGAAGCGGCGGAATTGTATTACAGTGATGAAGATCTCATTGGTGAGGATGGGAGTCAGTTCAGTGTTTTTAATAAACCTGACTTTAATGAGGAATTGCTTCTCTCCCATAATTATGTGACCCACTTCGTTGTAACTGAAAAGAAACTGTATGAAAGGGTGGGTGGGCTTGACAATAAATTTGACGGGGCCCAGGACTTTGACCTTTTCCTGAAACTTTCTGAAAAGGCAGAGAAGGTCGTCCATATCCCTGAAATTCTCTATCACTGGAGGGCTTCTGATTCATCCACGTCTATTAATCATGATCAAAAACAGTATGCCAATGAAGCCGGAAGACGGGCCGTGGCCGGCGCTTTAGCCAGACGGCAAATCACTGCAGATGTTCTATTGACTGACTGGAAGTTTTTTTACCGCATAAAAAAAGAACGTTTGGAGTCACCTCCAGTCTCGGTCATTATCCTATATAATGGAAATGAGGATTTTACGACGTGGCTGTCTGAACTATTGTCCCTTACAACCTATTTGGATACAGAATTTATTGTTGTTGTTTACAGTGAAGAGGACCTTGGTCGTTTCAGTATGTTATATGGAAAGTCTTCCCATAATATCAAGTTCCTGCTGAGTACAGATAAAGATCCGGTTGCCACTCGTTATAACGAGGCTGTGCGTAAGAGTTCCGGGCAGTACCTCGTTTTTCTTAATCCCTGCATACAACTTCAAACGGTTGACTGGGTAGAGGCCATGCTTGAATACGCCATGGTGAAGAACAGTGGAGTTGTAGGAGGCAGAGTTTTGCCGTATCAGAATAATGACCTTGTTGCCACTATTCCTGATATTGGGGAGCAGTCTGATTTGTACTATTCACGGTTTCTACAGCGTTGTTCGCAGCATATGAATGGACTACAGTGTGTTCAGAATGTGATCATGCTCTCCTGGGATCTGGCCATGGTTAAGCGAACCAGCTTCCTTGAGTTGGATGGATTTGCTCAGGAGTCTCTTGGAAATCTCTTTGCAGACAGCGATCTCTGTCTTCGCATGCGATCTCATGGCTACGTCAACATCTACACCCCCTTTGCCCTTGGCCAATGGCTCAGGCCCGAGGAAAATCTCCCTCTTCCGGCAAAATCCGTAACGAGTGCGGAAAAAAGATTCTTTCAAAGGCAGTGGCAGGAAACACTGGGAATGGGTGATCCCTATTATAACCAGGGAGTATTGGCTCAAAATGGCATTGAGCCGGATACATTTATGAAATGGTATACCGGCGGACACTCACTTACTAAGGAAACCTTGTAG
- a CDS encoding SGNH/GDSL hydrolase family protein — protein sequence MSFSKGPERGILFKVTVIIVFLFLFLLCLLFGAELFVRFFYRDVLSTADGTSYFSLKNQRLFEKEKNGFNLRGKQFRQTPDDRYRLVILGDSFTWGQGVYPVEKRYTEQIDVALNKQQKENEIEVVNVGICGFNLPNHYKFLHFIDAIQPDYVLYQWYINDMSIRPDAGQYKSSHLITNRKVHTWLWKHSALYYLLQRGYGSLQRKQGEKKTYEQYMFDTQKDPTGESVVAARKLLEKYIDHYKSTDTDFGMVLFPSFAGPMNNYNLDFLHEQVLDVCKEKKIECLDLRDAYRDVEDNTALWANVFDPHPGVLAHKIAAEAIYDFFGADWEEAAQKVSVHRDLHSQKNNDKAQAEMK from the coding sequence ATGAGTTTTAGTAAAGGTCCGGAAAGAGGAATACTCTTTAAGGTCACAGTAATAATAGTGTTTTTGTTTTTGTTTTTGCTTTGTCTTTTGTTCGGTGCTGAACTTTTTGTTCGTTTTTTTTATCGTGACGTGCTCTCCACTGCAGATGGAACTTCCTATTTTTCCCTGAAAAACCAGAGATTGTTTGAAAAAGAAAAGAACGGTTTTAATTTACGGGGAAAACAGTTCAGGCAAACTCCTGACGATCGCTACAGACTTGTGATTCTAGGAGATTCCTTTACATGGGGCCAGGGTGTTTATCCGGTAGAGAAACGCTATACCGAACAGATTGATGTAGCACTCAATAAACAACAGAAAGAAAACGAAATTGAAGTTGTCAATGTCGGCATCTGCGGATTTAACCTTCCTAATCATTATAAGTTTCTTCATTTTATTGATGCAATTCAGCCCGATTATGTGTTGTACCAATGGTATATTAATGATATGTCAATCCGACCCGACGCCGGTCAGTACAAATCATCCCATCTGATCACAAATCGAAAAGTGCATACCTGGCTATGGAAGCATTCAGCCCTCTATTATCTTTTGCAGAGAGGGTATGGAAGCCTGCAAAGGAAACAGGGGGAAAAGAAGACTTATGAGCAGTACATGTTTGATACTCAAAAGGATCCAACAGGTGAATCTGTAGTAGCTGCACGGAAATTGCTTGAGAAATATATAGATCATTATAAAAGTACCGATACTGATTTTGGTATGGTTCTGTTTCCAAGTTTTGCCGGGCCTATGAATAATTATAACTTAGATTTTCTTCACGAACAGGTACTCGATGTTTGTAAGGAAAAGAAAATAGAATGCCTGGACTTACGTGATGCCTATCGTGATGTCGAGGATAATACGGCATTATGGGCAAATGTTTTTGATCCCCATCCTGGAGTGTTGGCACATAAGATAGCTGCAGAGGCAATCTATGATTTTTTTGGTGCCGACTGGGAAGAGGCGGCACAGAAAGTTAGCGTTCACAGGGATCTTCATAGTCAAAAAAATAATGATAAAGCTCAAGCGGAGATGAAGTAA
- a CDS encoding DUF2142 domain-containing protein, with protein MNTILKKWKFPIFLGVLLSVLYVQLFENRAFVELDITVTEPTLFKIYWAEKGQFYSEDNMVRVKVNPEQHQYGFYLTDIGKEAIRLRIDPQQYVGLSTIKKIDFQQTGYALLSVSSREDFAGLQPIFDIQAANITEDGLETDSTGVDPQFEYFPVLESAEYFSVLLVLRIASIFLLLFLFFSLTESYREEDRFFPLLFAIVLALVVAMAMLTRRNIHPDEYVHLDAAKYYSSNWIPPDVTDPQIAHTYSVYGVSRLNGPEVAYFLNGKFSELISVFPLPDYLTLRIFNLLLFTLLLLYILKIKGKRYVAAPLLISPQIWYVFSYCNSDAFALLLTFFIACQLAIPASMLNLYLLDREKKKKFVTALFLVFVFAAMFLLKKNYWFFIAFAAAYFLWRLVFIVSAEDRKQVVRKMTILILFALSVTGLRVAGDYAVNGWDRSEKLSQIREQLAHPFYKPSTPLEEKHPFLYRKARGASLKEIVVVDRWFERSYQSAFGIYGYFTATADDTYYDLMRPLAVVFFMALLLSVLFRGGLSGNILMFLFLGCSGAVIAASLYHSWTADFQPQGRYLLPMIPALCIVLYHSRNLMQNVLFRICLMGMFLLSTYSFLFVGMMQLTKM; from the coding sequence ATGAATACTATATTGAAGAAATGGAAGTTTCCAATTTTTCTAGGGGTATTGCTTTCTGTTTTGTACGTTCAGTTGTTTGAGAACAGAGCCTTTGTGGAACTGGATATTACGGTAACGGAACCCACACTGTTTAAGATCTACTGGGCAGAAAAAGGACAGTTTTACAGTGAAGATAATATGGTTCGGGTAAAGGTGAACCCGGAACAACACCAGTATGGTTTTTATCTGACCGATATTGGCAAAGAGGCGATAAGACTCCGTATAGATCCCCAGCAGTATGTGGGACTCTCCACCATAAAGAAGATTGATTTTCAACAGACGGGCTATGCTCTTTTATCTGTTTCCTCCAGGGAGGATTTCGCCGGGCTGCAGCCAATCTTTGATATTCAGGCAGCAAACATAACAGAGGATGGGTTGGAAACTGATTCAACTGGTGTGGATCCACAATTTGAATATTTTCCGGTACTGGAGTCGGCTGAATATTTCTCTGTTCTGTTAGTGCTTCGAATTGCTTCCATCTTTCTTCTACTGTTTTTGTTTTTTTCCTTAACTGAATCCTATCGGGAAGAAGATAGGTTTTTTCCGCTTCTGTTTGCCATAGTCCTTGCCCTCGTCGTTGCCATGGCAATGTTGACAAGACGAAACATTCATCCCGACGAATATGTACACCTGGATGCGGCCAAGTACTACAGCAGCAATTGGATTCCACCCGATGTGACAGATCCGCAGATTGCCCATACCTACAGTGTTTACGGGGTATCCCGTCTGAATGGCCCGGAAGTTGCCTATTTCCTGAATGGGAAATTTTCAGAACTTATTTCTGTGTTTCCTCTGCCCGACTATTTGACTTTACGAATATTTAACCTGCTCCTCTTTACTTTGCTGTTGCTATATATTCTGAAAATTAAAGGAAAGAGGTATGTCGCAGCACCGCTGCTGATATCTCCGCAAATCTGGTATGTCTTCAGTTATTGCAACTCCGATGCCTTTGCATTGCTCCTTACTTTTTTTATAGCATGCCAGCTGGCGATTCCTGCCTCAATGCTCAACCTGTATCTTTTGGACAGGGAAAAGAAGAAAAAATTTGTCACTGCTCTTTTTCTGGTATTCGTTTTTGCGGCAATGTTTTTGTTAAAGAAGAACTATTGGTTCTTTATCGCCTTTGCAGCCGCGTACTTTCTCTGGCGACTTGTCTTTATAGTCAGTGCAGAAGACCGAAAACAGGTTGTCAGGAAAATGACCATACTCATCCTGTTTGCTTTGAGTGTGACGGGACTGAGAGTAGCAGGAGACTATGCAGTGAACGGATGGGATCGGAGTGAAAAACTGTCACAGATCCGTGAGCAGCTGGCTCATCCGTTTTATAAACCGTCCACTCCACTTGAAGAAAAACATCCCTTTTTATACAGGAAGGCACGTGGTGCTTCTTTGAAAGAGATTGTAGTTGTTGATAGATGGTTTGAAAGAAGTTATCAAAGTGCTTTTGGTATTTATGGATATTTTACCGCCACTGCAGATGACACCTATTATGATCTGATGAGGCCTCTTGCTGTGGTATTTTTTATGGCGCTTCTTCTTTCGGTTCTTTTTCGTGGAGGCCTGAGTGGAAATATTCTGATGTTCCTCTTTCTTGGTTGTTCCGGAGCAGTTATAGCGGCTTCCCTCTACCACTCGTGGACTGCAGACTTTCAACCACAGGGAAGGTATCTCTTACCGATGATACCGGCACTTTGTATTGTTCTGTATCATTCGAGAAATCTTATGCAGAACGTATTGTTCAGAATATGTCTAATGGGTATGTTTTTGTTATCCACCTACTCTTTTCTTTTTGTTGGAATGATGCAACTCACTAAAATGTAG
- a CDS encoding glycosyltransferase family 4 protein — translation MNILFVLYHDFSTSSAIHVHNFANLLAKNGCNCAVAVPANKESVTEYLGGDVLYQPCTFAESLERSVELFSGEAMDIIHAWTPRENVRKQCDLLKKRYPGSKLIVHLEDNEEMIVESFVGLPYDQIRSLSEERLRFLLPDLLASPYHYPLFLEQADAVSVITDALLDFVPSHKVYHRLWPAIDLRRFSPEIDGRAVRNRLGFSEDDFLICYVGSVHGVNAQEVRSLYQAGFMANDLGIPVRLIRAGRDVVDFLGADKDELQRYVTNVGYVDMDDVPGLMAAADLLVQPGENDRFNRYRLPSKIPEFLAVGKPVAVPRVNIGLHLQDRENAFLMETGDAASIVAVIRLISNDRELGERIGANGRTFAELNFSEDTVYGKLSAFYESVLAL, via the coding sequence GAATATTCTATTTGTTCTCTATCACGATTTCAGTACTTCCAGTGCAATACATGTGCATAACTTCGCGAACCTTTTAGCGAAAAACGGTTGTAACTGTGCGGTGGCAGTACCTGCAAATAAAGAGTCTGTTACGGAGTATTTAGGTGGTGACGTACTTTACCAACCCTGTACTTTTGCCGAATCCCTTGAGCGATCGGTTGAGCTGTTTAGTGGGGAGGCGATGGATATCATTCATGCCTGGACACCACGGGAAAATGTCAGAAAACAGTGTGATCTACTGAAAAAGCGATATCCTGGAAGTAAGCTGATTGTCCATCTTGAGGATAATGAAGAGATGATTGTAGAGTCCTTTGTCGGCCTGCCCTACGATCAAATCCGTTCCTTATCCGAAGAGCGTTTACGGTTTCTGTTACCAGATTTGCTGGCATCCCCCTATCATTATCCTCTTTTTTTAGAGCAGGCAGATGCGGTGTCAGTTATTACCGATGCATTACTGGATTTTGTTCCCTCCCATAAAGTCTATCACAGATTATGGCCAGCGATAGACTTGCGTCGTTTTAGTCCCGAGATTGATGGACGAGCCGTAAGAAATCGTCTGGGGTTTTCTGAAGATGATTTTCTCATCTGTTACGTCGGAAGTGTTCATGGGGTCAATGCTCAGGAAGTCCGAAGTCTGTATCAGGCTGGATTCATGGCAAACGATCTTGGTATACCGGTACGATTGATACGTGCCGGAAGGGATGTAGTGGATTTTCTGGGAGCAGATAAAGATGAGTTGCAACGATATGTGACGAATGTAGGCTATGTTGATATGGATGATGTGCCTGGATTAATGGCAGCTGCAGATTTATTGGTGCAACCAGGGGAAAATGATCGTTTTAACAGGTATCGCCTGCCGTCAAAAATTCCAGAGTTTCTTGCCGTTGGCAAACCTGTTGCTGTTCCTCGCGTAAACATCGGGCTTCATTTGCAAGACAGAGAGAACGCTTTTCTCATGGAAACAGGTGATGCCGCTTCAATTGTTGCTGTGATCCGTCTGATCTCTAATGACCGGGAGCTAGGTGAAAGGATTGGTGCTAACGGCAGGACGTTTGCCGAGCTCAATTTTTCCGAGGATACAGTGTATGGAAAGTTATCTGCCTTTTATGAGTCTGTTTTAGCATTATGA
- a CDS encoding HAD family hydrolase, which produces MNIPKYYSLSSLIRKGREIAATVDTVSFDLFDTLLVRRIHDPDLVKIPVARFIADLAREKGFNWSQEQVQKLRDSIECRHREETGEKFDDHEACYPRYMQEMLSEIFGEDGDEALFERVADYEVAMENAMLVPRGEFMDWLRELRQQGKKILVVSDIYLPAMYLEKFVTHAGFLDLVDGVISSADTFLAKASGKAFPLIQKQYGLDPGRWLHVGDNPVSDGLRPLEFGIQALVLHDASEKQRKTIGRRLFNYSKGRPFWRGRALQQLMQPLEYENKERDDLYVEGYSFLGPMIGAFVQEIAEQSEKRSVGKVFFLSREGWTFKKYWEESIPHLFPGKTLPDIEYLYVSRMALAGASCAYQGLTQVSADIVFLPSGNSDFLDVCRVFSLDPEPFTPHLARYNLTVTTVLSHLHDGYLQKNRELFSALIEDDAFQQEVRRQTRPANDALQLYLDDIGFFDHPDVALVDIGWLGTIQRFFYEAIAHRSDVPRCHGMLFGATRGIPFPTSTGNSIKGIIYDKNRFDFAASSILYARDLFEEACRAPHPTLNGYKLKEDGGYELVFRHTDDEIGRAEKEQDQNYAPLQQGVFDSARPYAAASALLGYSLTDYQPWLNYLLVTKLAFAKTKEICNIRHKHHLDDFHGIKNVAKVHAKVPRSLWNLSPFVLRCSPFLRLRLFLRHMRERLNE; this is translated from the coding sequence ATGAATATCCCGAAATATTATTCTCTCTCTTCTCTTATTCGAAAGGGAAGGGAGATTGCTGCAACTGTTGATACCGTAAGCTTTGACCTCTTTGATACCCTCCTTGTGCGTCGAATACACGACCCGGATCTGGTGAAAATTCCTGTGGCACGATTTATTGCAGATCTTGCCAGGGAAAAGGGATTCAACTGGAGCCAGGAGCAGGTGCAGAAGCTTCGTGATTCCATTGAGTGTCGTCACCGTGAAGAGACGGGTGAAAAGTTTGACGATCATGAGGCCTGTTACCCTCGTTATATGCAGGAGATGCTCTCTGAAATTTTTGGAGAAGATGGGGATGAGGCTCTGTTTGAGAGAGTGGCAGACTACGAAGTTGCCATGGAAAACGCTATGCTGGTTCCCCGTGGTGAGTTTATGGACTGGCTGCGGGAACTGCGGCAGCAGGGAAAAAAAATTCTTGTAGTTTCCGATATCTATCTACCTGCAATGTATCTTGAAAAATTTGTTACCCATGCAGGTTTTCTTGATCTTGTTGATGGCGTGATCTCTTCTGCCGATACCTTTCTTGCCAAGGCCTCCGGTAAGGCCTTTCCCCTGATACAAAAACAGTATGGCCTTGATCCTGGACGGTGGTTGCATGTGGGAGATAATCCGGTTTCCGATGGTCTGCGACCGCTTGAATTCGGGATTCAGGCTCTGGTGTTACACGACGCCTCTGAAAAACAACGTAAAACCATAGGCCGGCGTCTTTTTAATTATAGTAAAGGTCGTCCTTTTTGGCGCGGTAGAGCCTTACAGCAGCTCATGCAGCCGCTTGAGTATGAGAATAAGGAGCGGGATGATCTCTATGTAGAGGGTTATAGTTTTCTAGGACCGATGATCGGTGCCTTTGTTCAGGAAATAGCAGAACAGAGTGAGAAACGTAGTGTTGGCAAGGTCTTTTTCCTCTCTCGGGAGGGATGGACGTTTAAAAAATACTGGGAAGAGAGTATTCCCCATCTTTTTCCAGGAAAAACTCTACCCGACATCGAATATCTTTATGTGAGTCGTATGGCTCTTGCCGGGGCAAGCTGTGCCTACCAGGGATTGACGCAGGTAAGTGCTGATATCGTTTTTCTTCCTTCCGGTAACTCTGATTTCCTTGACGTCTGTCGGGTGTTCTCTCTTGATCCAGAACCCTTCACCCCGCATCTTGCCCGCTATAATCTCACTGTCACGACGGTTCTCAGTCACCTCCATGACGGATATCTTCAAAAAAACAGAGAACTTTTTTCTGCTCTGATTGAAGATGACGCATTCCAGCAGGAGGTAAGGCGTCAAACTCGTCCTGCCAACGATGCCCTGCAACTCTATCTCGACGATATTGGCTTTTTTGACCACCCTGATGTTGCCTTGGTGGATATCGGCTGGCTTGGAACCATACAGCGGTTTTTTTATGAAGCCATAGCTCATCGCAGCGACGTTCCAAGGTGTCACGGTATGCTCTTTGGTGCAACTCGAGGTATTCCTTTCCCCACATCAACGGGGAATTCTATTAAGGGGATTATTTACGACAAAAATCGCTTTGATTTTGCCGCCTCTTCCATTTTGTATGCAAGAGATCTCTTCGAGGAGGCGTGTCGTGCACCACACCCAACGCTGAATGGCTATAAACTGAAAGAAGATGGAGGCTATGAGCTTGTTTTCCGTCATACGGATGATGAGATTGGCCGTGCTGAAAAGGAACAGGATCAAAACTATGCTCCTTTGCAGCAGGGCGTGTTTGATTCGGCCAGGCCCTATGCTGCGGCCTCAGCCCTGCTCGGTTATTCGTTAACGGATTATCAGCCGTGGTTGAATTATCTTTTGGTAACAAAACTGGCATTTGCAAAAACAAAAGAGATTTGTAATATCCGTCATAAGCATCATCTTGATGACTTTCACGGCATCAAAAATGTTGCAAAGGTGCATGCCAAGGTGCCGCGCAGTCTCTGGAACCTTTCACCGTTTGTTCTAAGGTGCAGTCCATTTCTGAGATTACGGTTATTTCTCCGTCACATGCGCGAACGGCTCAATGAATAG
- a CDS encoding glycosyltransferase family 2 protein produces MKVSVVIPAYNHEKFIGPAIDSVLGQSYQDFELIIVDDGSTDNTAGVIKGYDDSRIRYFYQDNQDAFNTINRGMGLAGGDYIAILNSDDIYSLDRLQRLLDVQQETGAQCLFSDVIPISDSGEEFTDPNFGWNIWHQKNRAFFKKSGDIYTAFLKGNFMVTTSNLFMTRAAAEKVGKFCSLRYLHDYDFIFRMMLAFPDKVHYVADEKLLYYRIHDGNTLGEAAILGREQDQQVIRKYMLARIPEEFRAYVDAGADRLVELEQELQEVRLSVAGGTEPSVKDCGIRFLSALKYKIGKKLQS; encoded by the coding sequence ATGAAAGTTTCCGTTGTGATCCCTGCCTATAATCATGAGAAATTTATAGGTCCTGCAATAGACAGTGTCTTAGGTCAAAGTTATCAGGATTTTGAACTGATTATCGTTGATGATGGATCCACTGACAATACTGCCGGAGTGATTAAAGGGTACGATGACAGTAGAATACGCTATTTTTATCAGGACAACCAGGATGCCTTTAATACTATAAATCGTGGTATGGGCCTGGCTGGTGGTGACTATATCGCCATCCTGAATTCAGATGATATCTACAGCCTTGATCGCCTGCAGCGTCTCCTTGATGTCCAGCAAGAGACAGGAGCGCAGTGTCTTTTTAGTGACGTGATTCCTATTTCCGACAGTGGCGAAGAGTTTACCGATCCCAATTTTGGCTGGAATATCTGGCACCAGAAAAACCGTGCATTCTTTAAAAAATCAGGTGATATCTACACTGCTTTTTTAAAGGGGAATTTTATGGTCACAACCTCCAACCTTTTCATGACCCGTGCAGCAGCGGAAAAGGTCGGGAAGTTTTGTTCACTGCGTTATCTCCACGATTATGATTTTATCTTCCGAATGATGTTGGCTTTTCCTGATAAGGTGCACTATGTGGCTGATGAAAAACTCCTCTACTACCGTATCCATGACGGGAACACCCTTGGAGAGGCTGCCATTTTAGGAAGAGAACAGGATCAGCAGGTTATTCGTAAATATATGCTTGCCCGCATTCCTGAAGAGTTCAGAGCCTATGTTGATGCTGGTGCCGATCGTCTTGTCGAGTTGGAACAGGAATTACAGGAGGTTCGTTTAAGTGTCGCCGGTGGAACAGAGCCGAGTGTAAAAGATTGTGGAATACGATTTCTTTCCGCCTTGAAATATAAGATCGGGAAAAAACTCCAGTCATGA